DNA from Acetobacter aceti NBRC 14818:
TTGGGCAGGATTTTTTCCTGAATCGGTCTCTGTTTACGGAGTGAACCTGCCTGGACGTGATGAAAATATCGGATCAGAATGTCTTGATAATCTCCTCGAAATAGCAAGAGGTGTTGCTGATTGTCTGGAAAATGAGTGCGCTGGCCCCTCAGTGTTCTTTGGGCACAGCATGGGGGCACTGGTTGCCTGGGTCACAGCGCGTGAATTGCGGAAAAGGGAACTACCTCTTCCATTGCAGCTCTTTCTTTCCGGTATGAACGCTCCATCTGTTCCACGAGATGAGTTCTCCCATCTGGATGATGATGCCTTCATTCAAAAATTGCTGGATATGAGCGAGGGCAGTCCGGCAATCTTTGACAAGATCAGTATGATTCGGGAAGAACCGGAACTGATCGAGCTGATGCTGCCGGTTGTCAGGGCTGATGTCCGTTCCGTAGATAGTTACAGCTATACACATGAGACACCCCTTGCCTGTCCGATTTTTTCTTTTTACGGAAGCATGGACAGGCAGACAGCACCAGAGGCGATAGCTGCCTGGAAAGATGAAACTGAAGGTTCTTTTGGGATGCACGAATTTGATGGAAGTCATTTCTTTCTGCATGACCGGGAACCGGAAGTTCTTGATAAAATAAAGGCTGTTCTCTCTGAAAGAGATATCAAGATATAAAGGCTTGTTCTGTTTTTCTTGCGCCTTGACACCTTTGCTTCCCTTCCTGGCGATGGGTTGAGGCAGGCCAGGAACAGTGTGAAAGAGACGGTATGGCGCAGGATGATCACATACAGGAGGATAAGGTTTCTGATAATCTGGAGGAGCCTGTTGCCAGCAGCGGGACGGAGGATGTTCCTCGGAAGAAAGGCCGGAGACGCAATGTCGTAGCGTTCGTTCTTTTGATTGTTCTAGTTATAGTTCTCTGCTGTTATTATTTTTATAAGACACGCAATGACGTAAAGACCGAAGATGCCTATACGGCGGGCCGGAAGCATGCGATCGCATCACAGGTCAGCGGATATGTGACGCAGTTGCTTGTTGACGATAATCAGTTTGTTTATCGCGGCGATCTTCTGCTTTCGATTGATCACAGCGACTATGTGGTCGCCTTTAACAAAGCTCGGGCTGCTGTTCTTAAGGCAGAGGCCAATATCAGGGCATTCCGTATGATTGCGGAGATTTCGCACAAGACCTTTCCAGGAAGGCTCCGGGCTGCAGAAGGAAGTCTGCAGATTGCGGAAGCCCAGCTTATGCGGGCCAAGGCCGATTATCACCGCCAGCTTACAGTGATGCGGGAAGGCACATCCCAGCAGGATATTGATCATGCCAGAGCAGCTCTGGAAGAAGCCCAGGCTAAGGTTGCTTCTGCACAGGGCGATGTGACGCAGGCGGAACCGGTCGAATCAAATCTGCAAAATGCTGCAGCTCACGTGTCGCAGGAAGAAGCTGCTTTGGTTGAAGCGAAGGCCGATCTTGAGCAGGCCGAAATCAATCTGATCCGCACCCACATTCGTGCGCCGTGTGATGGATGGGTCTCCCAGCGTAATGTGGAACTGGGGAATTTCGTGAAGCCTGGACAGCAGATGATGTCTATTGTCCCTGCTGACGTCTGGATCGTTGCGAACTACAAGGAAACCCAGATACAGGGGATGAAGCCGGGTCAGAAGGTAGACATTTCCATCAATGCCTTTCCCCAGCTTCGTCTTCAGGGGCATGTTGATTCCATTCAATTGGGATCGGGTGAGTCCTTCAGTACTTTTCCGCCTGAAAATGCTACCGGAAATTTTGTGAAAATCGTGCAAAGAATTCCGGTAAAAATCCGTATTGACGGTGGTCTTCCGCGGAATGGTCCACCGTTGCCTCTGGGCCTGTCCGTCGAACCGGTGGTCCATATAGAATGAACGCAAATGAGACTTCGCCACAGGATGTCTGGAAGCCGAAGCACAATCCCTGGCTAGTTGCCATTGTTGTGACATTGGCTGCGTTCATGGAAATCCTTGATACGACAGTCGTCAATGTGGCGATGCCTCATATCGCAGGGGCTCTGGGCAGTTCTTATGACGACGCAACATGGGCCTTGACTTCCTACCTTGTCGCCAATGGCATTGTTCTGACGATTTCAGGTTGGCTTTCGCGTGTTTTCGGGCGTAAACGCTATTTCCTGATCTGTATTGGCATATTCACCGTTGCGTCTCTTCTTTGTGGACTTGCGACGTCCCTATCCTCGCTTGTTATATTTCGTATTCTTCAAGGTTTCTTTGGGGGAGGTCTCCAGCCAAGCCAGCAGTCGATTATTCTTGATACGTTTCCGCCGGAGAAGCGCGGAGCAGCCTTCAGTCTGACAGCCGTAGCGACAGTAGTGGCTCCTGTGACCGGCCCTCTGATTGGGGGCTATCTTACCGACGAGTTGTCGTGGCGCTGGATCTTTTTTGTCAATGTACCCTTTGGAATTCTGACAATTCTTGCTGTCATGATTCTGGTCGAGGATCCGCCATGGGAAAAGGCCAGAAAGGAACGGATCGATGTTGTCGGGATCGGATTGATCTCGCTCGGTCTGGGCTGTCTCGAAGTTATGGCCGATCGTGGCGAGGATGAAGACTGGTTCAGCTCATCCTTTATCGTTTTGATGGCTTTAACTGGTGTTTTCTGTATTCTGGGCGCGATCGTATGGCTATGTCGCGTGAAAGATCCGCTGGTAAGACTGTCAGTCCTGAAAGATCGGAATTTCGCGATTGGCACACTTCTGATTTCTGTCATGGGTGGGATACTTTACGCATCTGCTATCATCATACCGCAGTTTTCACAGCAGATGCTTGGATATACCGCCACGATTTCCGGTTTTGTTCTGGCTCCCGGTGGAATAGCCGTTGTCTGCCTGATCCCTTTCGTGAACTGGCTCATGAAGAAAATCCATGTGCGCTATGTAATCGCATGCGGATTTTTTCTTCTGGCAATGGCGATGTTTCAGGCAACGTCACTTTATGCAGAACTCGATTTGAGGCATCTTATCTTTTACCGTGTCTGTCAGACTGCGACGATGGCTTTTCTGTTTGTGCCGATTTCCACCGTTGCCTATTCAACATTGCCTCGTGAACTCAATGCTGATGCTTCGGCGCTGTTCAGTATGGCGCGCAATTATATTGGCTCTCTCGCAATTTCACTGGGGACAGCGACTATTATTGAAACACGGCAAAGACATCAGGTCTATATTGCAGATAATATGACTGTCGGCCGAGCCGAATATTCAGCATATCTCGACCGGGTTCAGGATATTGCAGAAGCTTATGGGTTTTCGAGCGATATGGCGGAGACTTATAGCCGGCATCGGTTGTTCGGCGAGTTTACGCGACAGGTAGCATTGCTGGCTTACAATGACGTGTTTTTTCTTATCGGCATTCTATCTCTTGCGACCATTCCGTTCTGCTTCTTCCTCCCCACCAGCAGAAAATCTATGCAACTGGGCACAAAAGCAAAATGATTATGTGGACTTCTTTTCTATCGTTGATTCTGTCCACAGCAGAAAGACCAAAGAGGTCTTTGCATGTGATGTCCGCGTGGAAATATTTGGACGCAGGAGACTTCAGATGTGCGTAACCCCGTTCATCCGCGTTGCATTTTCATCCTGCGTTCTTCTGGCATTGCCGGGCTGTTTGCATGTTGGCCCCAAATATCATGCGCCGAAACCGTGGTCGCCAGCACATTTCGAGAATCTGCATTCGGGAAATGCATTTAGCATGACCGAAGAGACACAAATCTCTGTGCAATGGTGGAAGACTTTCAATGATCCGGAACTCACGTCTCTTGAAGAACGTGTGGCCACTAAAAACCTGTCATTTCTTCTTGCTCTGGCAAACCTGTCTGAAAGCCGGGCGCAGCTCATGCTTGCGGGAGCGGAGCGCTTCCCTGCCCTGAGTGCCACAGGTTCCTACAGACGGGTGCAGCGTAGTGAAAAGCTGATGCAGGAAACGCTACATCGTATCGGTGGTGGTATTGTCCATGGAACTCACGGTCAGATGGGTGAGTTGGCCAGTGGATTTATTGAAGAGGCTGGAAATACAGCGACGGTTCCATTGCTCAATCAATGGAGCTCCAGTGTAGACGCCACATATGAAATTGATCTCTGGGGACGTGTTGCGCATCAATATCAGGCTGCAAAGGCGGGATTGCAGGCAACGGAGGAAGAACGCCATGCAGTTCTGATTGCTGAAGAGGCTGACATGGCACGCGGTTATCTGACTCTTCGTGGTGATCAGCGGCGGTTGCTTGTCATGAAAGAGGGGGTGAAAGTTATTCAGAAGATCTCTGATATAGCTCAGGGCCGGTACAAGGGAGGGCTCGTATCAGCAGTGGATTATGAGTCTGCTCAGGCGCGTCTGAACGATACCCAAGCCCAGATCGCAGAAATGAATATCAAGATAGCGCAGGAAGAGAATGCTCTTGCCCTTCTTCTGGGAGAAATGCCGGGAAGTCTCAATGAGGAACTGGAAAAGAATGTAATTACGCCAGTTGTTCCACCTGTTGTTCCCGTAGGTCTGCCGTCCGAACTGGCTCACAGACGTCCAGATATCAGGGAAGCAGAAGCGAAATTGAGGTTTGCTGTTGAAGAGACAGGTGAAGCGGTTGCGGATTTCTATCCAAGAGTAACCATCAATGCTGATTTTGGATTCCAGACTCTTTCTTTCCGGGACCTGGGCTTTTGGAATGCAAAGGCATGGAACGTTGGTCCGTCAATTTCCCTGCCTATTTTTCAGGGTGGAAGACTGAGTGGTCAGCTTGCATTGAAAAAAGGTGCACAGAAAGCAGCTGCTATTTCATACAAGCAAACGGTTCTGCAGGCATGGCATGATGTCGATAATGCTCTGACTGCGTATCATGATGAACAGACACGCATGCAAAAATTACGTGATGAAATCGCCAATGATAATCATGCGCTCAAGCTGGCGGAAAGTCAGTATCGAAGTGGTTTGACCAATTACCTCACTGTTTTGAGCACTGAGGATCAGCTTTTAACCGCTGAACTTGCATTGGCCGAGAACGAGGCGACTGTCGCGACAAGTCTTGCTCGACTTTACAATGCTCTTGGTGGTGGATGGGAAAATGAAGCTCAATCTGAATAAAGTATTATAAATATATCTTTATAAATATGCGCGATTTTGTTGAAAATAAAATAATAACTCTTGCGTTAATTTAAGAAATTTTGTCTGATGCGCGTGTCTGGCTGTAGACTATACTTTCATCAGACAGAGCGTTAAGGAAGCCACTGTAAAGCATCCTTGTTCATTCAAGCGGATCTTCCTGTGGGCTGAGTATGAGGAATAAAATGGCACACAGCGTACAACCCTTTCGGGCATCGTATAGAAGTAAAATATCAAAATATTATAACGTATATCTTCATGGTGCCTTTGTCTTTTTTTTCGGGGTTTGTGCCATAATATTTTTTGCTTCAAAAATACATAATTTCAAATTGGTTGATGGTCTGGCTTTTGTCTTTGGTATTCTGTTCTTTAATGTCTGTGAATATTATATTCACAAAAGTTTTGGGCATAGAAAAAACCCTGCCGCCCTTCTTTTTTATAAAAGACATACGGGTGACCATCACAGTTTTTTCTCTGATGATGAGATGTATTTTGATCAGGCTCAGGACTGGCGTGTTATTCTGTTTCCGCCCTGGCTCGTTGTTCTCATATCCATACTGCTGTTTGGTATCTGGTCTGGTGTCTCCATCCTGAATCAGAATATGGCCTCTTTGTTTTCCATGGCGGTGATGGGAAGTTTCTTGTGCTATGAGATCTTTCACGTCTGTGCCCATGTTCCGCCTGGATACTGGTTTACAGAGCTTCCCTGGATCAGGATGGTGCGCCGTCTGCATACCATCCACCATAGACGCCATCTTATGGCCGATCGTAATTTCAACATTCTGTTCCCAATGATGGACAGGATTTTGAAAACAATTGTTCAAAAATAACAGTATTTAAAAAGTAAATTTCTCTGGTTTTTGTCTTCCATTCAAGCCTCACAAGAGGCTTGAATTTGAATAAAGAATGATACTATTGCTTCAAGTAAATATAAAAACGAACAAATTAATTTTTTCGTTCGAAAAAGAAATTGAAATATTTCATGTAAACCATGAAGAAAATGATGATCAGTTTTTAAAATCGCTTGATTTTATGGATGCAGATGAGTCCGAGAGAATCAAGTCTCTGGTCTGTTATAAAGATAAGCGGTCATTCGCTATAACAAGATATGCGTTGAAAAAAATTCTTGCTGATAAAAGCAGTCTGAATTTGGAATCCATCTCTATTCAATCATTGAAAGGACAGAAGCCTTCTGCCTGCAATGATTACGGAGCACACTTCAATGTCAGTCATTC
Protein-coding regions in this window:
- a CDS encoding DHA2 family efflux MFS transporter permease subunit, yielding MNANETSPQDVWKPKHNPWLVAIVVTLAAFMEILDTTVVNVAMPHIAGALGSSYDDATWALTSYLVANGIVLTISGWLSRVFGRKRYFLICIGIFTVASLLCGLATSLSSLVIFRILQGFFGGGLQPSQQSIILDTFPPEKRGAAFSLTAVATVVAPVTGPLIGGYLTDELSWRWIFFVNVPFGILTILAVMILVEDPPWEKARKERIDVVGIGLISLGLGCLEVMADRGEDEDWFSSSFIVLMALTGVFCILGAIVWLCRVKDPLVRLSVLKDRNFAIGTLLISVMGGILYASAIIIPQFSQQMLGYTATISGFVLAPGGIAVVCLIPFVNWLMKKIHVRYVIACGFFLLAMAMFQATSLYAELDLRHLIFYRVCQTATMAFLFVPISTVAYSTLPRELNADASALFSMARNYIGSLAISLGTATIIETRQRHQVYIADNMTVGRAEYSAYLDRVQDIAEAYGFSSDMAETYSRHRLFGEFTRQVALLAYNDVFFLIGILSLATIPFCFFLPTSRKSMQLGTKAK
- a CDS encoding sterol desaturase family protein, with amino-acid sequence MAHSVQPFRASYRSKISKYYNVYLHGAFVFFFGVCAIIFFASKIHNFKLVDGLAFVFGILFFNVCEYYIHKSFGHRKNPAALLFYKRHTGDHHSFFSDDEMYFDQAQDWRVILFPPWLVVLISILLFGIWSGVSILNQNMASLFSMAVMGSFLCYEIFHVCAHVPPGYWFTELPWIRMVRRLHTIHHRRHLMADRNFNILFPMMDRILKTIVQK
- a CDS encoding HlyD family secretion protein codes for the protein MAQDDHIQEDKVSDNLEEPVASSGTEDVPRKKGRRRNVVAFVLLIVLVIVLCCYYFYKTRNDVKTEDAYTAGRKHAIASQVSGYVTQLLVDDNQFVYRGDLLLSIDHSDYVVAFNKARAAVLKAEANIRAFRMIAEISHKTFPGRLRAAEGSLQIAEAQLMRAKADYHRQLTVMREGTSQQDIDHARAALEEAQAKVASAQGDVTQAEPVESNLQNAAAHVSQEEAALVEAKADLEQAEINLIRTHIRAPCDGWVSQRNVELGNFVKPGQQMMSIVPADVWIVANYKETQIQGMKPGQKVDISINAFPQLRLQGHVDSIQLGSGESFSTFPPENATGNFVKIVQRIPVKIRIDGGLPRNGPPLPLGLSVEPVVHIE
- a CDS encoding efflux transporter outer membrane subunit, translated to MTEETQISVQWWKTFNDPELTSLEERVATKNLSFLLALANLSESRAQLMLAGAERFPALSATGSYRRVQRSEKLMQETLHRIGGGIVHGTHGQMGELASGFIEEAGNTATVPLLNQWSSSVDATYEIDLWGRVAHQYQAAKAGLQATEEERHAVLIAEEADMARGYLTLRGDQRRLLVMKEGVKVIQKISDIAQGRYKGGLVSAVDYESAQARLNDTQAQIAEMNIKIAQEENALALLLGEMPGSLNEELEKNVITPVVPPVVPVGLPSELAHRRPDIREAEAKLRFAVEETGEAVADFYPRVTINADFGFQTLSFRDLGFWNAKAWNVGPSISLPIFQGGRLSGQLALKKGAQKAAAISYKQTVLQAWHDVDNALTAYHDEQTRMQKLRDEIANDNHALKLAESQYRSGLTNYLTVLSTEDQLLTAELALAENEATVATSLARLYNALGGGWENEAQSE
- a CDS encoding thioesterase II family protein, yielding MTSVQTQVTLKRFSGKGPADLKLICFPYAGGSAGVFRSWAGFFPESVSVYGVNLPGRDENIGSECLDNLLEIARGVADCLENECAGPSVFFGHSMGALVAWVTARELRKRELPLPLQLFLSGMNAPSVPRDEFSHLDDDAFIQKLLDMSEGSPAIFDKISMIREEPELIELMLPVVRADVRSVDSYSYTHETPLACPIFSFYGSMDRQTAPEAIAAWKDETEGSFGMHEFDGSHFFLHDREPEVLDKIKAVLSERDIKI